TACAGGTAGATCTGTAGATGTAGTCCGTGAGCGACAAGGGCCTTCACGATCTGTAAAGATGGTTATAGAGGTGTGGCGGACGGGCAACGTGCTGCCAGTCTGCTACAATAACACTGTACCAGTTTTTGCGGGCatgccctcctcctctcagGACCCGCCGTGTGGGCGTGGCTTTACCCACCGAGAAGGACGCTGGAGCTCAACTGGTCGGGTTTCATGTTTCAGCGGGTGGCTCATTGGTCCTTGGTTCTTGTCCCACAGTTGACCTGTAAATAGGACTTttggggaggaaagaaaaaggatttCTCGGTGGCCTCTTGCACGAGTCAAAGATTTCTTTCTACCTGGGAAAAACAAGGACTGAGTATCTTATGCTCGACTACCTCTCAGTCCCTGAAGATGTCATCATCTCGATTGAGGGCATCCATTTGAGATTTCCTGTACTTGTAACTTCTGAGTTCTGACTGGTACAATCAGATCGCTGAAGACGCATTTCAATGACGAAACACCTCCTTACTAGCGCTACTATAGCTTACCCTAGTGCTAAAAATAATCATGGAGCTATGTATCCAAGTCTCCAAAGTTTTTGATCGGGTTCAAGGCTGAGGCTAGTGCTGTAAATAGCTGAGTACAGTAGCATCAGGAACTCGTACACAGGGTAAAAAAATCGTTCTGTGAAATGTTTGGTAGACCCTCTGGGCAAGTGTAGTAGTAGGCTGGGTTGGAAAGCATGGAATGACGGTGTGCAAAATCACCTGCGAGCTGGAGCTTCACCCCGCGCTCTCGGGGAGGttcgctcttcttctcttccaccctTCTTAAGGACCATCATTCCCCATTTTCGACGATTTCGTCTGGTCTCCCCCTCTTCTATATACCAATTTAATCCATTCCCCGTCCTTTTGATCAGGAAAATATTCAGACCTCGCAATGGCTGCGATCAAGGACACCGTTTCCAATCTGATCAACATGATCACTGGGTCGGCCGAGGAAGCTCCCCGCGAGCCCTCCGCCGAGGAATTCAAGGATCTCCAAAAGAAGTACACCGACGCGGGACAAGGACAAgtctttgcctttgtcgATGAGCTCCAAACGGTCGACAAGTCTCGACTTTTCCACCAGCTGTCCACCTTCGACGTGACACGTATCAACGAGCTGGCCGACAAGGCCCTCAACCCACCCAAGACCGACGAGACCCGCCGCAACCCTCGAGCCCCTCCCGAGCTCCGCGACCGCCTCGATCATCGATTCGGATCCCACCGATCTCAAGGCCTGGTACGATGCAGGGTTGAAGCAGGTCGCAGAGAACAaggtggcggtggtgctgatGGCGGGTGGTCAGGGTACTCGTCTGGGAAGCTCCGCTCCCAAGGGCTGCTTTGACATTGGTTTGTTGAGCGAGAAGTCGCTCTTCCAACTCCAGGCGGAGCGCATTGTCAAGTTGCAGCAGTTGGCCAGCCAGGCTCACGGTACTCAGGGCGCCGTCATCCCCTGGTATGTGATGACCAGTGGCCCGACCCGCAAACCCACCGAGGAGTTCTTTGAGAAGCACAAGTTCTTTGGCTTGAGCAAGGAGAATGTTTTCATCTTTGAGCAGGGTGTCTTGCCATGCATTTCAAATGACGGCAAGATCATTATGGAAAGCAAGAGTAAGGTAAGATGGTTTCCGGCGCAGGCAGAGAAGCAAGCACGCACCAGCGACCTTGCTGTTTGACGATCGTTTGCCCATTCTGAATTAGTGTACTAAAACATGCTGGTGTCTCGATTTTAGGTGGCCGTCGCTCCAGATGGCAATGGCGGTATCTACCAGGCCATCGTGACGTCCGGTGTGCGCGAGGACATGCGCAAGCGTGGCATCAAGCACATCCATGCCTACTGTGTGGACAACTGCCTCGTCAAGGTTGCCGACCCCGTCTTCATCGGTTTCTCCGCCTCCAAGAAGGTCGACATCGCCACCAAGGTGGTGCGCAAGCGCGACGCTGCCGAGTCCGTGGGTCTGATTCTGCAAAAGAACGGCAAGCCCGACGTGGTTGAGTATTCAGAGATTGACCAGGCGActgccgaggccaaggatCCCCAAGACGCTGCGTTGCTAAAGTTCCGTGCCGCCAACATTGTCAACCACTACTATTCCTTTGACTTCTTCGAGTCTATCGAGACCTGGATGCACAAGCTGCCCCACCACATCGCTCGCAAGAAGATCCCCTACGTCGACCCGGAGAGCGGCGAGGCTGTCAAGCCCACTAGCCCCAATGGTGTCAAGCTGGAGCAATTTGTGTTTGATGTGTTCCCCATGACGCCTCTGGACAAATTCGCCTGCATTGAGGTTCGTCGCGAGGACGAATTCTCTCCGCTGAAGAATGCGGCGGGTACTGGTCAGGATGATCCCGACACCAGCCGTGCCGATATCATGAAGCAAGGCCAGCGGTGGATCGAGGCCGCGGGCGGCATCGTGGTCACCGAGGGAGACAAGTTTGGCGTGGAAGTCTCTCCCTTGATCAGCTATGTAAGTGATGGCCAGGAGACGGTACCCCCTCCTCTATCTGGGCTCGATGGAACCGGCTAACATCTAATGATCTCTCAGGGCGGCGAGAATCTGGAATTCCTTCAGGGCCGGGAGATCAAGGCTCCAGCGATTatcgagaaggaagaggattAAAGTGTAGTGTATCTATTGAAAATGgggttcttcttttgtttcatgtcttttttttgtatttccCTCTCTTGATGGCGCGTTTGACGCTTGACGCTGGAACTGTACACCTCGATTATTCGATTATATCTCTATCAAACAACCCCCAACGCTTTGAGACGAAGGAATGAAATGCATTATTAGGATCTTCTACTTGTTATAATGACTATTGAACTATGATCGGCTTCCCAATTGTTCCGGGTGAAAAGTCACGTCCCTTGCCGCGCCCGGAGAATGAGCTCTGCGTCTCGGTGTGACACGGCCATGCTCGTTGTAGGTGGGCGGGCCGCTCGAAGCGCGGGCGTCGAGGAATGTAGGGGTACGGTTTGCCCTGACGAGAGAGTGatcctctcttttttgtttctgtctCGATGGGACGAACGGCCGTTCGAAAATGAATGTCATTCCATGCAGCTCGAGGCTCGTTCAGTGTTGACTTCTCTTCAGTTCAGATAGCCCAATCCATTCTGGTATGTCATGATCTGATCCGGAGCATGCTTGGATTTGGCATACCGCTGCAGCTAATTTGGGTGCACATTGCATTCATTTGGGAAAGGGTTCCTATTTGACATTGCTGCTAAATGACCTGCTCTGGACTAAGCACTGTATATCTCCCAGTCGCTGCAGTATAGGAGTGTGTGTTACTACTAGGGTAGGTATTAGTCTATGTAGTTAGGGACTACGTACGTAGTACTCAATAACTCATGATCTATACGACCGGACTAGACTTGACAGCTTGCTTCTCCTCCCTAGAGCTCATAAGGTCTCACACTCTCTAACTACAATTCTAGACTGTAAGCCTCACatactccaaaaaaaacccatCAAAAATGACTAAAATGAAACTCTCCTGCGCCGGTGATGTCCATAGACTTTACGCAATGCGGAAAGGCTCGGAAGCTCCAAAACAACCATTTGACGAGTTTGCAGTCCACTTTCGGCCCTTTTCCTCGCGGTCTCGTCCGGTTGTTCCCCTCCATC
The nucleotide sequence above comes from Penicillium oxalicum strain HP7-1 chromosome II, whole genome shotgun sequence. Encoded proteins:
- a CDS encoding UDP-N-acetylglucosamine pyrophosphorylase, which translates into the protein MAAIKDTVSNLINMITGSAEEAPREPSAEEFKDLQKKYTDAGQGQVFAFVDELQTVDKSRLFHQLSTFDVTRINELADKALNPPKTDETRRNPRAPPELRDRLDHRFGSHRSQGLGTRLGSSAPKGCFDIGLLSEKSLFQLQAERIVKLQQLASQAHGTQGAVIPWYVMTSGPTRKPTEEFFEKHKFFGLSKENVFIFEQGVLPCISNDGKIIMESKSKVAVAPDGNGGIYQAIVTSGVREDMRKRGIKHIHAYCVDNCLVKVADPVFIGFSASKKVDIATKVVRKRDAAESVGLILQKNGKPDVVEYSEIDQATAEAKDPQDAALLKFRAANIVNHYYSFDFFESIETWMHKLPHHIARKKIPYVDPESGEAVKPTSPNGVKLEQFVFDVFPMTPLDKFACIEVRREDEFSPLKNAAGTGQDDPDTSRADIMKQGQRWIEAAGGIVVTEGDKFGVEVSPLISYGGENLEFLQGREIKAPAIIEKEED